One genomic window of Candidatus Methylomirabilota bacterium includes the following:
- a CDS encoding general secretion pathway protein GspK, with translation MTRPATDQRGFALMAVLLGLTLLTVVVLEFAFAMRLEASAGRAFKQNRFAAHLAEAAVQQALLEIASGATVVAADAKGRLTFYRTTPGSTLAEPLPALDREGVPLGAGTLSYRISDEEARLNLNLTTPDRLRKLLESLGVDRQARDVVVDSLEDWKDADELHRANGAESDDYYLRLPVPYRARNGQLQDVAELRQIRGITPALYDGTAEKPGLAGLTTVHGRSTININTASAPVLAALGLPDAAIADIVQSRARAPYTVVPPRFAGIGLGAGSSTFRIEAEGRAEGRPIRIVAVVQRRSPQPSRGPADTLNALGLAVLAWRTGETR, from the coding sequence GTGACGCGACCGGCGACCGATCAGCGAGGTTTCGCGCTGATGGCGGTGCTGCTCGGGCTCACGCTCCTGACCGTGGTCGTGCTCGAGTTCGCGTTCGCGATGCGGCTCGAGGCCTCCGCCGGGCGTGCGTTCAAGCAAAACCGTTTCGCCGCGCACCTGGCGGAAGCTGCCGTGCAGCAGGCGCTGCTCGAGATCGCGAGCGGCGCCACGGTGGTGGCGGCGGACGCCAAAGGCCGGCTCACCTTCTACCGGACCACTCCGGGATCAACGCTGGCCGAGCCCCTGCCCGCGCTGGATCGCGAGGGCGTGCCCCTGGGGGCGGGCACGCTAAGCTATCGCATCTCCGATGAGGAGGCGCGGCTCAACCTGAACCTCACCACGCCCGACCGACTGCGCAAGCTCCTCGAGAGCCTCGGTGTGGACCGGCAGGCGCGTGACGTGGTGGTCGACTCGCTCGAGGACTGGAAGGACGCCGACGAGCTGCACCGCGCGAACGGCGCGGAGAGCGACGATTACTACCTCCGCCTCCCCGTGCCCTATCGCGCGCGAAACGGGCAGCTGCAAGACGTCGCCGAGCTGCGCCAGATCCGGGGGATCACGCCGGCGCTGTACGACGGTACCGCGGAAAAGCCGGGCCTGGCCGGCCTCACCACCGTCCACGGCCGCAGCACGATCAACATCAACACCGCGTCGGCCCCGGTGCTGGCGGCGCTCGGCTTGCCCGACGCCGCGATTGCCGACATCGTGCAGTCGCGCGCCCGCGCGCCCTACACCGTGGTGCCGCCCCGCTTCGCCGGAATCGGGCTTGGGGCAGGCAGCAGCACGTTCCGCATCGAGGCCGAGGGCCGGGCAGAGGGCCGCCCGATCCGCATCGTCGCGGTGGTGCAGCGCCGCTCGCCGCAGCCTTCCAGAGGCCCCGCGGATACCCTCAACGCGCTCGGGCTGGCCGTGCTGGCCTGGCGCACCGGAGAGACACGATGA
- a CDS encoding GspH/FimT family pseudopilin produces the protein MRTSRGFTLIELAVTMLVLALAAAVVAPSMGRSLESLRLRTEVAGVTSFLRAAREQAITRGDTVEVMVDAEGRALVLRPGDGRPRVAKPGAVRRLTAMRIEADPPSAPALAFLAYGASTGGRFRLEAPGPVVYTVTVEPFTGRVTARRSES, from the coding sequence ATGCGGACCTCTCGGGGCTTCACGCTGATCGAGCTGGCGGTCACCATGCTGGTGCTGGCGCTGGCCGCGGCGGTCGTGGCGCCCTCGATGGGACGAAGCCTCGAGTCGCTGCGCCTGCGCACGGAGGTGGCCGGCGTCACGTCGTTCCTTCGCGCGGCGCGCGAGCAGGCGATCACGCGGGGGGACACCGTCGAGGTCATGGTGGACGCGGAGGGTCGCGCCCTCGTACTACGCCCCGGCGACGGACGTCCGCGCGTCGCCAAGCCGGGCGCGGTTCGGCGGCTCACCGCGATGCGCATCGAGGCCGATCCGCCGAGCGCGCCCGCCCTCGCCTTCCTCGCCTATGGTGCGTCGACCGGAGGCCGCTTCCGGCTGGAGGCTCCCGGGCCCGTGGTCTACACGGTGACGGTAGAGCCCTTCACCGGCCGCGTGACGGCGCGGCGGAGCGAGTCGTGA
- a CDS encoding type II secretion system F family protein, with product MTTFAYRAADRNGRTLDGVMEAPDARTVVEKLREDACFPIRVAPREERERFTLSLDALAPRSVRGRDLVAFTQELATLVEAGLPLDRALAILGELTPSARLRAVTGALLAAVRGGTSLGDALAQHSPRPFSRLYVNMVRAGEKGGVLDATLKRLAEYLEESQALRDTVASALIYPALLATVGAGAVVFLLAFVIPRFADIFKDLGGAIPLPTQILLQVSGGLQRFWWVLAILALGAAVGARLALTLPGARLAVDELVLRLPLVGEVVRKGETARFARILGTLLRSGVPLIGALTVVKEMLASQPLARAADSLADGVRRGAGLHQPMAAAKIFPALAVHMVRVGEETGRLEEMLLKVGAVLEADTRRRLTRLVALAEPVIILVMGLLVGFIVLAMLLAIFSISELPL from the coding sequence ATGACCACCTTCGCGTACCGCGCGGCCGACCGCAACGGACGCACCCTCGACGGGGTCATGGAGGCGCCGGACGCGCGCACCGTGGTGGAGAAGCTGCGCGAGGACGCCTGCTTCCCGATCCGCGTCGCGCCGCGGGAAGAGCGGGAACGCTTCACTCTCAGCCTCGACGCCCTCGCACCGCGCAGCGTGCGCGGCCGCGACCTCGTCGCCTTCACCCAGGAGCTGGCCACCCTCGTCGAGGCGGGTCTGCCCCTGGACCGTGCGCTCGCGATACTCGGCGAGCTGACGCCCTCGGCGCGGCTGCGCGCGGTGACCGGCGCCCTGCTCGCGGCGGTGCGCGGCGGGACCTCGCTGGGCGACGCGCTGGCCCAGCATTCGCCACGTCCCTTCTCACGGCTCTACGTGAACATGGTGCGGGCGGGCGAGAAGGGGGGCGTGCTCGATGCCACGCTCAAGCGCCTCGCCGAATACCTCGAGGAGTCGCAGGCGCTTCGCGACACCGTCGCCTCCGCGCTGATCTACCCCGCGCTGCTCGCCACCGTGGGCGCGGGCGCGGTCGTCTTCCTACTCGCGTTCGTGATCCCGCGCTTCGCCGACATCTTCAAGGACCTCGGCGGGGCTATCCCACTGCCCACGCAGATTCTCCTCCAGGTGAGCGGCGGCTTGCAGCGCTTCTGGTGGGTTCTCGCGATACTCGCCCTGGGTGCCGCCGTCGGCGCGCGCCTGGCCCTCACACTGCCCGGTGCGCGGCTCGCGGTGGACGAACTCGTCCTGCGCCTGCCGCTGGTGGGCGAGGTCGTGCGCAAGGGCGAGACCGCCCGCTTCGCGCGCATTCTCGGCACGCTGCTCCGCAGCGGGGTCCCGCTCATCGGCGCCCTCACCGTCGTGAAGGAAATGCTCGCCAGCCAGCCGCTCGCACGCGCCGCCGACAGCCTCGCCGACGGCGTCCGCCGCGGCGCCGGGCTCCATCAGCCGATGGCCGCCGCGAAGATCTTCCCGGCCCTCGCCGTTCACATGGTGCGGGTGGGCGAGGAGACGGGCCGCCTGGAGGAGATGCTGCTCAAGGTGGGCGCGGTCCTCGAGGCCGATACGCGGCGGCGGCTCACCCGCCTCGTCGCGCTCGCCGAGCCCGTGATCATCCTGGTGATGGGCCTCCTCGTGGGCTTCATCGTGCTCGCGATGCTGCTGGCCATCTTCTCGATCAGCGAGCTGCCGCTGTGA
- a CDS encoding prepilin-type N-terminal cleavage/methylation domain-containing protein, protein MSGQRGFTLLEVLIALVILGLGAVALIQLSAQGLRLLKQSDMHQDAVLLADRLVREMVPLAEGVQTGTDGGFSWERRVATVGMPDALRPTAGPRPRLLSLTVTVRWSRSAAVTLATLRTAPDS, encoded by the coding sequence GTGAGCGGCCAGCGCGGCTTCACACTCCTGGAGGTACTGATCGCCCTCGTGATCCTGGGTCTGGGCGCTGTCGCACTGATCCAGCTGAGCGCGCAGGGCCTGCGGCTCTTGAAGCAGTCCGACATGCATCAAGACGCGGTGCTCCTCGCCGACCGCCTCGTTCGCGAGATGGTCCCCCTGGCCGAAGGCGTCCAGACCGGCACGGACGGCGGTTTCTCCTGGGAGCGCCGCGTGGCCACGGTCGGCATGCCCGATGCGCTTCGTCCCACCGCCGGGCCCAGGCCCCGGCTCCTGTCGCTCACGGTGACGGTGCGCTGGAGCCGGAGCGCGGCCGTGACCCTCGCCACGTTGCGGACGGCTCCCGACTCATGA
- a CDS encoding zinc-binding dehydrogenase, which yields MRASVLFEQGKPLAVEELELEPPKTGEVAVRMAASGVCHSCLHAADGSWKGVPVPMVLGDEGAGVVTAVGAGVSDLAVGDHVILSWAPTCGRCHYCVIGRPNLCEKRMPGRGVLPDGTSRMSLRGRTVYQYGHVATYASSTVVHESCAIRIDPAMPLDRAALIGCSVMTGVGSVLNTARVPAGASMAVWGVGGVGLNVVQGGALVAAHPIIAVDTVAAKLDHAAAMGASHAIDASKEDPVAAIRRLTGRGADYTFVAVGATRPVTQALEALAPGGVCVLIGVPETGAIVQLDVRPVVTAEREIRGSSYGSARTREDLPMLARLYLAGRLRIDQLINRRYGLEEANEAFRALAAGELARGLIVF from the coding sequence ATGCGTGCATCGGTGCTGTTCGAGCAGGGCAAGCCGCTGGCCGTCGAGGAGCTGGAGCTCGAGCCGCCGAAGACGGGCGAGGTGGCCGTGCGCATGGCGGCGAGCGGGGTGTGCCACTCCTGCCTGCACGCCGCCGACGGCTCCTGGAAGGGCGTGCCCGTGCCCATGGTGCTGGGCGACGAGGGCGCCGGAGTGGTCACCGCGGTGGGCGCGGGCGTGAGCGACCTCGCGGTGGGCGATCATGTGATCCTCTCATGGGCGCCCACGTGCGGCCGCTGCCACTACTGCGTGATCGGCCGGCCGAACCTCTGCGAGAAGCGCATGCCCGGCCGCGGCGTCTTGCCGGACGGCACCAGCCGCATGTCGTTGCGTGGCCGCACCGTGTACCAGTACGGCCACGTCGCGACCTACGCGTCCAGCACCGTCGTGCATGAATCCTGCGCCATCCGCATCGATCCCGCCATGCCGCTGGACCGCGCCGCTCTGATCGGCTGCTCGGTGATGACGGGCGTGGGCTCCGTCCTCAACACCGCCCGGGTGCCAGCCGGCGCCTCGATGGCGGTGTGGGGGGTGGGCGGCGTCGGGCTCAACGTCGTGCAGGGCGGTGCCCTGGTCGCCGCGCATCCGATCATCGCCGTGGACACGGTGGCGGCGAAGCTCGACCACGCCGCCGCCATGGGTGCCTCGCATGCCATCGACGCCTCGAAGGAGGACCCCGTGGCGGCCATTCGGCGACTTACCGGCCGCGGGGCCGACTACACATTCGTGGCCGTCGGAGCCACGCGGCCCGTCACTCAGGCGCTCGAGGCCCTCGCGCCGGGCGGCGTCTGCGTGCTCATCGGCGTGCCCGAGACCGGCGCCATCGTCCAGCTGGACGTGCGCCCGGTGGTGACAGCGGAGCGCGAGATCCGCGGCTCTTCTTACGGGAGCGCCCGCACCCGCGAGGACCTGCCGATGCTGGCGCGCCTCTACCTCGCGGGCCGGCTCCGCATCGACCAGCTCATCAATCGCCGCTACGGCCTCGAGGAGGCCAACGAGGCCTTCCGTGCCCTCGCCGCGGGCGAGCTGGCGCGCGGCCTCATCGTGTTCTGA
- the gspE gene encoding type II secretion system ATPase GspE, with protein MNERDQVPFLAAEDMPAAPPVVKVLSPQYLRHYVACPVAVEGATFTVAAADPTNPLLLDDLRQFLGPDVRLCRAPADAILEAIGRAYESGTPLQKIVDGIDQNEAGAEPAAETDDVTVLRDMAFEAPVVRLVNLLIDEAVAADASDIHVEPFEENLRVRYRIDGLLYDQEAPPRRLQAAVTSRIKIMAEMNIAERRLPQDGRIRLSARGRRVDIRVSTVPTIHGESIVMRLLDRSSMFLPFDRLGIAEGPAAAFESLVRRPHGMVLVTGPTGAGKTTTLYAALDKINAPEQKIITIEDPVEYQLKGVNQIPVRPAIGLTFASGLRHIVRQDPDVILVGEIRDRETAEIAIQAALTGHLVLSTLHTNDAAGAVTRLQDMGCEPYLVCSALIGVLAQRLVRRICEACRVHDRPDPADLLALGVGVISETPLWRGQGCDACRGTGYRGRIGIYELLRLTEDARELVLSKAPAGALRRHAVGRGMVTLREDGWAKACAGLTTVDEIMRITQEDAAT; from the coding sequence ATGAACGAGCGGGACCAGGTTCCGTTCCTCGCTGCGGAGGACATGCCGGCAGCGCCGCCGGTGGTCAAGGTGCTGTCGCCGCAGTATCTCCGGCACTACGTGGCCTGCCCGGTGGCCGTCGAGGGCGCCACCTTCACGGTGGCGGCGGCCGATCCCACAAACCCGCTGCTCCTCGACGACCTCCGCCAATTCCTGGGGCCTGACGTCCGGCTCTGCCGTGCGCCGGCGGACGCCATCCTCGAGGCGATCGGCCGCGCCTACGAGAGCGGCACTCCCCTGCAGAAGATCGTGGACGGCATTGATCAGAACGAAGCGGGCGCCGAGCCCGCCGCTGAGACGGACGACGTCACCGTTCTGCGCGACATGGCCTTCGAGGCGCCGGTGGTCCGCCTCGTCAACCTCCTGATCGACGAAGCGGTGGCTGCCGATGCCTCCGACATCCACGTAGAGCCGTTCGAGGAAAACCTGCGGGTGCGTTATCGGATCGACGGGCTCCTCTACGACCAGGAGGCCCCGCCGCGCCGGCTCCAGGCGGCGGTGACGTCGCGCATCAAGATCATGGCGGAAATGAACATCGCCGAGCGCCGGCTGCCGCAGGACGGCCGCATCCGGCTGAGCGCGCGGGGCCGGCGCGTGGACATCCGCGTCTCCACCGTACCCACCATCCACGGCGAGTCCATCGTGATGCGGCTGCTCGACCGCTCGTCCATGTTCCTTCCCTTCGACCGGCTGGGCATCGCCGAGGGGCCTGCCGCTGCGTTCGAGTCGCTCGTGCGCCGGCCCCACGGCATGGTGCTGGTCACCGGCCCCACCGGCGCTGGCAAGACCACCACGCTCTACGCGGCGCTCGACAAGATTAACGCTCCCGAGCAGAAGATCATCACGATCGAGGATCCCGTCGAGTATCAGCTCAAGGGCGTCAATCAGATCCCGGTCCGCCCGGCGATCGGGCTGACCTTTGCGAGCGGGCTCCGTCACATCGTCCGGCAAGATCCCGACGTAATCCTGGTGGGCGAGATTCGCGACCGCGAGACGGCGGAGATCGCCATTCAGGCCGCCCTCACCGGCCATCTCGTGCTGTCCACGCTCCACACCAATGACGCCGCGGGGGCGGTGACACGGCTCCAGGACATGGGGTGCGAGCCGTATCTCGTATGCTCGGCGCTTATCGGCGTGCTGGCCCAGCGACTGGTCCGGCGCATCTGCGAGGCCTGCCGCGTCCACGACCGGCCGGATCCCGCTGATCTCCTCGCCCTCGGTGTGGGTGTCATCTCCGAAACGCCGCTCTGGCGCGGGCAGGGCTGCGACGCCTGCCGCGGCACCGGCTATCGCGGACGCATCGGCATCTACGAGCTGCTCCGGCTCACCGAGGACGCGCGCGAGCTGGTGCTCTCCAAGGCGCCCGCGGGCGCCCTTCGCCGCCACGCGGTGGGGCGCGGCATGGTCACGCTCCGCGAGGACGGGTGGGCGAAGGCGTGCGCGGGCCTCACCACCGTCGACGAGATCATGCGCATCACCCAGGAGGACGCCGCAACATGA
- the gspM gene encoding type II secretion system protein GspM yields MLALRKRERTVIAAGLVLVLAVGGYVLLLEPALTRQRERADIILAREATLEGRRALVARRDRLSGELETLERQVDEASVGLLPGPTAPLAASALQKIMKDLATGSAVDVRSERVLAPQELSGVLEIPLELTVAGNIRQIVTLLARLERATSTVAVKDVKIRVAASGQPRELLATLLVAGYLRLGTSPPPSPGRAPSGDQT; encoded by the coding sequence ATGCTTGCCCTTCGGAAGCGGGAGCGCACCGTGATCGCGGCGGGCCTCGTCCTCGTTCTGGCCGTGGGCGGCTACGTGCTGCTGCTCGAGCCCGCGCTCACTCGCCAGCGCGAGAGGGCCGACATTATCCTGGCCCGCGAGGCCACGCTCGAGGGCCGGCGCGCCCTTGTCGCGCGGCGAGATCGGCTGTCGGGGGAGCTCGAGACGCTCGAGCGCCAGGTCGACGAGGCCTCGGTCGGGCTCCTTCCCGGGCCCACTGCGCCGCTTGCTGCGTCCGCGCTTCAAAAGATCATGAAGGACCTCGCCACCGGCTCGGCAGTCGACGTGCGCAGTGAGCGTGTCCTGGCGCCTCAGGAGCTCTCGGGCGTGCTCGAGATCCCCTTGGAATTGACCGTGGCGGGGAACATTCGCCAGATCGTCACGCTGCTGGCGCGGCTGGAGCGCGCGACCAGCACCGTCGCCGTGAAGGACGTGAAGATCCGCGTGGCGGCGTCCGGGCAGCCGCGCGAGCTGCTCGCCACCCTCCTAGTCGCAGGCTATCTACGGCTCGGAACCTCCCCGCCTCCCTCACCGGGGCGAGCGCCCTCTGGAGATCAGACATGA
- a CDS encoding type II secretion system protein GspJ has translation MSAPRTRGFTLIEVLIALAIAAAALGITFGAVRVGLAAWRQGEARAEGLQHARSLVAMLEQVVGGAHPYRTGAGNSMRIVFEGEPERLGFVTTAPAVPPPAPIAFVAVRLALEDSGLTLRQGVLPAHDPLEGTKPALSDSAVTALRFRYLRAKDASWKERWSGVDEQGLPAAVEVTLTTARGSGPPVVIPIRTVTP, from the coding sequence ATGAGCGCGCCCAGAACCCGGGGCTTCACGTTGATCGAGGTGCTCATCGCCCTCGCGATCGCCGCCGCCGCGCTCGGCATCACGTTCGGCGCGGTACGCGTGGGACTGGCGGCGTGGCGTCAGGGTGAGGCGCGGGCCGAGGGCCTGCAGCACGCGCGGAGCCTCGTCGCCATGCTCGAGCAGGTAGTCGGCGGCGCGCATCCCTATCGCACCGGCGCCGGGAATTCAATGCGTATCGTCTTCGAGGGTGAGCCCGAGCGTCTCGGCTTCGTCACCACCGCGCCGGCGGTGCCGCCGCCGGCGCCCATCGCCTTCGTGGCAGTGCGCCTCGCCCTTGAGGACTCGGGGCTCACGCTTCGGCAGGGCGTGCTCCCCGCCCACGACCCGCTCGAGGGGACGAAGCCGGCGCTCAGCGATTCCGCGGTCACCGCGCTCCGCTTCCGCTACCTCCGCGCGAAGGACGCCTCATGGAAGGAGCGCTGGAGCGGCGTTGACGAGCAGGGCCTGCCCGCGGCGGTGGAGGTCACGCTCACCACCGCGCGGGGCTCCGGGCCGCCCGTGGTCATCCCGATCCGGACGGTGACCCCGTGA
- a CDS encoding PilN domain-containing protein encodes MKRSRVGLVIEDEHVAVAAIRKGGQPAYFRLRADEALPARLTAQLRARRLETRAIRIGLDRSRVMVKAIDVPHTAEENRRSLVAFELERHLPFAAEDTRFDWTPLPGGTDGLGRVLVAATEGPTVDGALRLAESTHTRPRSVTVACHALPILLDRGRLPSRAVWIHGRGARTILLFLERRQVRMSRSVPRGTGSELAAEIERSLPLAGWTQCETVWVSGDETPDFRSSFRRGCLRVAIAAPPLGKTAAHLIKRLPLEERGSALLALAVAVGQRRPPLDLVPGALRARVLSWAQTFTAGMAVAAGGLGLALLLATSYKQSTQLARLNAEIRRLDPEVKAVEQLGADVQLRRQLLSVLQSVQSGGLQPLPVLKDLTELVPMDAWVQSVSMGREGLEVTGLATTASTLISLLEGSPWLERVEFTSPVTRAQAKEQFRLHADWENPVRASADAEPSRPARKGH; translated from the coding sequence ATGAAGCGGTCGCGCGTGGGCCTGGTGATCGAGGACGAGCACGTCGCCGTCGCGGCCATCCGCAAGGGCGGACAGCCGGCGTATTTTCGCCTCAGAGCCGACGAGGCCCTGCCCGCGCGGCTCACCGCGCAGCTCCGCGCGCGCCGCCTGGAGACCCGCGCGATCCGGATCGGCCTCGACCGAAGCCGGGTGATGGTGAAGGCCATCGACGTGCCGCACACCGCGGAGGAAAACCGCCGGTCGCTCGTGGCCTTCGAGCTGGAGCGCCATCTGCCGTTCGCCGCCGAGGACACACGCTTCGACTGGACGCCTCTGCCCGGCGGCACGGACGGGCTCGGTCGCGTGCTGGTGGCGGCGACCGAGGGGCCCACGGTGGACGGCGCCCTCCGGCTCGCCGAGTCCACCCACACGCGGCCGCGCTCGGTGACGGTGGCCTGCCATGCGCTGCCGATCCTCCTCGACCGCGGCCGACTGCCGAGCCGCGCCGTGTGGATTCACGGCCGCGGCGCGCGGACCATCCTCCTCTTCCTGGAGCGCCGGCAGGTGCGGATGAGCCGAAGCGTGCCCCGGGGCACCGGATCGGAGCTGGCTGCGGAGATCGAACGGAGCCTGCCGCTCGCGGGCTGGACGCAGTGCGAGACGGTCTGGGTCTCGGGCGACGAGACGCCGGACTTCCGCTCGAGCTTCCGGCGCGGTTGCCTCCGGGTGGCGATCGCGGCGCCGCCGCTCGGCAAGACCGCGGCGCACCTCATCAAGCGGCTGCCCCTCGAGGAGCGCGGCAGCGCGCTGCTCGCCCTCGCGGTCGCGGTGGGCCAGCGGCGCCCGCCGCTGGATCTGGTGCCGGGCGCCCTGCGCGCGCGCGTACTCTCCTGGGCGCAGACCTTCACCGCGGGTATGGCGGTGGCGGCGGGTGGGCTCGGGCTCGCGCTGCTGCTCGCGACTAGCTACAAGCAGAGCACGCAACTCGCGCGGCTCAATGCCGAGATCCGCCGCCTCGACCCCGAGGTGAAGGCGGTGGAGCAGCTCGGCGCCGACGTCCAGCTCCGCCGTCAGCTGCTGTCCGTCCTCCAGTCCGTCCAGTCCGGCGGGCTTCAACCGCTGCCTGTACTCAAGGACCTCACCGAGCTGGTGCCGATGGACGCCTGGGTCCAGTCGGTGTCGATGGGTCGCGAGGGGCTCGAGGTCACCGGTCTGGCGACGACCGCGAGCACGCTGATCTCTCTGCTGGAGGGCTCGCCCTGGCTCGAGCGCGTGGAGTTCACTTCCCCGGTGACGCGCGCTCAGGCGAAGGAGCAGTTCCGCCTGCATGCGGACTGGGAGAATCCCGTCCGCGCATCCGCCGACGCCGAGCCTTCCCGGCCGGCCAGGAAGGGGCACTAG
- a CDS encoding ABC transporter permease, giving the protein MTRYLVVRLYSMALSLAGLTALIFLMLRLIPGTVVEQMIGADAAYSPDMVAQLKAFFGLDQPWYVQYSRWIGQLLQGDLGTSWRTGKSVWSLILERLPVTLELTVFAVAFALLLGIAAGVVSAVRRDAALDHVTRVGTLLGLSVPVFWQGTMLILFFSLYLRWMPPVMWVDFWTDWRRNLTIMLLPALCLGTASAANIARTTRACMLDVLRSEYIRTAAAKGLASRMVILKHALRNALIPIVTVAGLQLGILLGGTVVVEEVFTLPGVGRLVLWSIYQRDYPLTQSTILFIAVLFMTLNLLVDLLYGYLDPRVRYSR; this is encoded by the coding sequence GTGACCCGTTACCTCGTCGTCCGCCTGTACTCGATGGCCCTGTCCCTGGCGGGGCTGACGGCGCTGATCTTTCTCATGCTGCGGCTCATCCCTGGCACCGTGGTGGAGCAGATGATCGGCGCGGACGCCGCATACAGCCCCGACATGGTGGCGCAGCTCAAGGCCTTCTTCGGCCTCGACCAGCCATGGTACGTCCAGTACAGCCGCTGGATCGGTCAGCTCCTGCAGGGTGACCTCGGTACCTCGTGGCGCACGGGCAAGTCGGTATGGTCGCTCATCCTCGAGCGGCTGCCGGTGACGCTCGAACTCACGGTGTTCGCGGTCGCCTTCGCGCTCCTGCTCGGCATCGCCGCGGGCGTGGTCTCGGCGGTGCGCCGCGACGCCGCCTTGGACCACGTGACGCGGGTGGGCACGCTGCTTGGCCTGTCCGTGCCCGTGTTCTGGCAGGGCACCATGCTCATCCTCTTCTTCTCGCTCTACCTGCGCTGGATGCCCCCGGTGATGTGGGTGGACTTCTGGACCGACTGGAGGCGGAACCTCACCATCATGCTGCTGCCCGCGCTGTGCCTGGGCACGGCCAGTGCCGCCAACATCGCCCGCACCACCCGCGCCTGCATGCTCGACGTGCTGCGCTCGGAATACATCCGCACCGCCGCCGCCAAGGGCCTCGCGAGCCGCATGGTGATCCTCAAGCACGCCCTTCGGAACGCCCTGATCCCCATCGTGACGGTGGCGGGGCTTCAACTCGGCATCCTCCTCGGCGGCACCGTGGTCGTCGAGGAGGTGTTCACCCTGCCGGGCGTGGGCCGGCTCGTGCTCTGGTCCATCTATCAGCGCGACTATCCGCTCACCCAGAGCACCATCCTCTTCATCGCAGTCCTCTTCATGACCCTCAACCTCCTGGTCGACCTCCTCTACGGATACCTGGACCCGCGGGTCCGCTATAGCCGCTGA
- the gspG gene encoding type II secretion system major pseudopilin GspG gives MSRRDLRAALGNCRGFTLVELLVVIIILGLLAGLVGPRLFGRVGQSRQATARAQIELLGAALDQYRLDVGSYPASGVGLTALVQNPNVLNWNGPYLKKSAVPSDPWGRPYQYKCCPGDHGEYDIWSAGADGAPGGDGENADVGSW, from the coding sequence GTGAGCCGCCGCGACCTCCGTGCCGCCCTGGGGAACTGCCGCGGCTTCACCTTGGTGGAGCTGCTGGTCGTCATCATCATCCTCGGCCTGCTCGCCGGCTTGGTGGGCCCGCGACTCTTCGGACGCGTGGGCCAGTCCCGTCAGGCCACCGCGCGCGCCCAGATCGAGCTTCTGGGCGCGGCCCTCGATCAGTACCGCCTGGACGTCGGCTCCTATCCGGCCTCTGGAGTGGGGCTGACCGCGCTCGTTCAGAACCCCAATGTCCTCAACTGGAACGGACCGTATCTCAAGAAGAGCGCGGTCCCGTCCGATCCGTGGGGCCGCCCCTACCAGTACAAGTGCTGCCCCGGTGATCACGGCGAGTACGACATCTGGAGCGCGGGCGCCGATGGCGCGCCAGGCGGCGACGGCGAGAACGCCGACGTCGGGTCGTGGTGA